The following is a genomic window from Psychrobacter immobilis.
CTGCCAGTTTAATTGGCGCCATGTTATTGGCAACCACCGCCTGTGCCCAGTCTAGTGATACTGCCGCTACTAATCAAAAAGCCAGCCAGAGCACTCAAAATACAAAAGCTGCTGGCACTGTTAGCAAGTCTGTTGACAGTCGCTTGCGCCAATTGCTCACTCAGGCAGGGATCAAAACACAAATTAGCTCTATTGTGCCGTCCAACTTACCCAATATGTATCAAGTCAATTTGGCGGGGCAGTTGCCTTTGCATATCACTGAAGATGGCAAATATGTTATTCAAGGCGAGCTACAAAAGAATCCAAGCAAGCGTGTAGTCACCAAGACACCAGCGCGTAGCACCAGTGCGCAGTCAGGCAAACCTGTCAGTGCGAGTGTTAAAGCTGATATATTGGCAAATATGGATGCGCTGAAAAACATGAGTGCCAAAACGCCGTTCTTTTATACCGCAGTGCCAGGCGTGATTTGGGGTGCGACATTAGAAGGCGTGCCTTTTTTACTATCGGATGATGCACAATATATTACTGATGGCGAGATTTCTGTCATCGAAAATGGTCAGTTCATCGGACTCGATGAGCAGTTTGAAAAGCGTAAAAATCAGTCTGTGTTTGCAACTTTAGATGAAAGCCAGCTGATTAATTATCCAGCGACCGGCCCTGAGAGAGCGGTTATTTATGTGGCCAATGATGTCAATTGTCCTTATTGCCGCCGCTTGCATCAGCAGCTACCGATGCTTAATGCCAAAGGTGTGACGGTCAAAACCATTGGTTATCCGATATACGAGCAGTCCCCTGAGCAAATGCGTGGGATTTGGTGCCAAGGTGACGAGGACAGCCGCCGTAAAGGTTTTGATAAAGCAATGTTGCAGGGTGAGATGACACCTGCACCAGCAAGTTGTAAAGCCGATCATGTGACGCCCAATCGTGAAAAAGCAGCAGGGCTTGCGGTGATGGCAACGCCTGCTATCTACCGTGAAGATGGCGTGTTGTTTCAAGCGAGCTTTGAGAGTCCTGAGTTTTTAGAATTTTTGGGTGTGCAGTAGCTCATATAGCTGTTTAATAAATTTATGAATAAAAAACGTATTAAGAGATGATATTTCTGAATATTAATAAAAAACCGCCACATAAGTAATCTATGTGGCGGTTTTTTTATTACCTCTAACAGATGGAGATAGCAAGTCTATTGTGGCAACACGATATCAACGATTTTCCAATCAATTAAACCGTTACGCTGCATCTTGATGGTGAGCGGATAACCTTTCACCTGACCGCTAATAGTGAAGCAATTAATACCGCAATAGCTTAATTTTGGCTTGTCACTGTCCGACCCTTGCGCTACCTGTTGCTCCAGTTCAGCGGCTTGTTTTTCCATGATTTGCTGCATTTGGCTTTTGACCACTGCATCCACATCACCGCGCTGGATGATAAGATTTTGAATCAAATTTTTGAGATCGACTTGATTACTGGCGATTGCCCATGCGGCGGCCAGCTCTTTAGTCGCGGTATTAGCCTGACCTTGGGTATCGATGACTTTTTCGATATTTTGTGGGGTGATAGCACCATCCACCGCCTGCGTGATAAAACTATTAGCGGCTTGGGTCAATGGCTCGCCGCCCAACTCAGCGACCAATGGGTAATTGGCCATAGTCGCCGTAAACTGACTGGTGAGTTGGTTTTGGATACTAGGTCGCACTTGCTCATAGTCGATCGCTGCGGCGATGGTCGCGCCGTCTTTGGCATCGTAGGCATTTTTAAGCTGATAAGCGCTGTAATAGGGCGAGCCTGCATAGACAGCGACGGCAATGACGATTAATAAAATAATCAGCTTCTTCATAAAAATCAAACCCTTATCGCAAAACAAAAACGTAATGATGGGCAGATTTAATACTGGTGAGTATAAATCTAAAAACCCGAAAATATAGCGATAAATATTAGCATGGCTGATCCTTTTTAAGGTATGAAAACCTTTGTTCATTCCTTAATAAAACCTTTTTGTATGGCTAAGCGCACTATAGTGGATACTTTCCCTGCCTAAGCGCTTGATAAATCACCATAGCATCTCCATAAATAGCGCAAACTTTTAATAATTGATTTGGCTAAGCAGCATCCCGCCGTATTCGCTTGTAAGATTCATAGCAGTATCACCTCTTTTCTCTCACTATTTATGATGTTTCATGTGAAACCTTTGAGTGCCATAGTGAGTCGTATTAAGGTGGTGGTTGGCTAGAACTACTGAATCGACTGTCCGGTGGACTGTAAAGACGATAGGAGAGCCCATGAGTAAGCGTGATTTTTATGAAGTATTAGGTGTGAGCAAGACCGCTGAAAGCAAAGAAATTAAGCGAGCTTACCGCAAGCTGGCTATGAAATATCACCCTGACCGTAACTCTGATGATCCAGATGCTGAGGATAAGTTCAAAGAAGCATCGATGGCTTACGAAGTACTAAGCAGCGAAGAGAAGCGCTCTGCTTACGATCGCATGGGGCATTCAGCCTTCGAAAATGGCATGGGCGGCGGCGGCTTTGGCGGTGCAGGTGGTGGCAACTTCCAAGATATTTTCGGTGATATTTTCGGCAACTTTGGCGATATCTTCGGTCAGCAGCGTGGTGGCGGCGGTGGACGTTCGCGCCGTGGTTCTGATTTGCGTTACGTCATTGAGCTGACGCTAGAAGAAGCGGTACGTGGCTGTAAAAAAGAAATCAGTTTCACTGCGCCTGCGCCTTGCGACACGTGCGATGGCAAAGGGGCAAAAAATGCCTCTGATATCGTGACTTGTCAGACCTGTCATGGACAAGGTCAAGTGCGTATGCAGCAAGGATTTTTTGCCGTGCAGCAGGCTTGCCCACATTGCGGCGGCACTGGTAAACAAATCAAAAATCCGTGCTCTAACTGTCACGGTAATGGCGTTAAAGACAAATCACGTACGCTAGAAGTGTCTATCCCAGCGGGTGTTGATGATGGTGATCGCGTCCGTCTAGCAGGCGAAGGTGAAGCGGGCGGCGCGGGTGTCCAAAACGGCGACTTATACGTTGAAGTACGCGTAAAACCGCATAATGTCTTTACCCGTCAAGGCGCGGATCTCTATATGGATGTACCTGTGAGCATCACCGATGCGGCACTGGGTAAAGAGGTCGAAATTCCAACCCTAGATGGTAAAGTGAAAATCAAGGTTGCAGAGGGCACGCAAAGTGGTAAGTTGCTACGTGTGCGCGGCAAAGGCGTGACGCCAGTACGCACCACCATGAAAGGTGATTTGATTTGCCGTGTGGTTATCGAAACCCCAGTGAACTTAACTCGCGAGCAAAAAGACCTGTTGCGCCAGTTCCAAGATACGCTTGACGGTGATAGCAAGCATCAGCAGTCGCCACATAAGAAGTCATTCTTTAAAAAGATTGGCGACTTATTTGATTAACTGAGTCGTTTTAATCACTCGTTTGGTTAAATAACTAGATACAAAACCCCCAGTGTTTCACATGAAACACTGGGGGTTTTTATTGACGCTATAAAAAACCATTCAGGTGGTGATATTTGCTAAACTTAGCATCATAACATTTAAAACCTTTCTTATTAATATAGAGCTTTTAGGGTAAAAATATGAGCCAACAGATAACAGCGCAAGAAAATACAAATAAACAAGCCATCAAAGTCGGGGTGATTGGTGCTGGTGGTCGTATGGGGCGTATGCTAATAGAAGCGGTACAAGACAACTCGCAAACGATATTAAATGCCGCGATAGAACGTCAAGGTTCAAGCCTTGTCGGCGCGGATGCTGGCGAAGTCGCCGCTATCGGTCGCTTAGAAGTGCAGATTGTCGATGATTTAAAAGTTGTCATTAATGACATCGATGTACTAATTGACTTTAGCTTGCCTGATGCCACTGAACAAAATATGCAGATTTGCGCGGTAAACAATGTCGCAATGGTTATTGGGACGACAGGATTCAATGAGCAGCAAGAGCAAGTATTGGCAAAAGCTAGCGAGAAAATTGCGATTGTCTATGCTGGTAACTATTCAACAGGCGTTAATCTGTCATTAAAGTTGCTCGGCATGGCCGCGAAGGCCTTTGGCGAGGATGCCGATGTAGAA
Proteins encoded in this region:
- a CDS encoding disulfide isomerase DsbC N-terminal domain-containing protein, translated to MKSSLLKSASLIGAMLLATTACAQSSDTAATNQKASQSTQNTKAAGTVSKSVDSRLRQLLTQAGIKTQISSIVPSNLPNMYQVNLAGQLPLHITEDGKYVIQGELQKNPSKRVVTKTPARSTSAQSGKPVSASVKADILANMDALKNMSAKTPFFYTAVPGVIWGATLEGVPFLLSDDAQYITDGEISVIENGQFIGLDEQFEKRKNQSVFATLDESQLINYPATGPERAVIYVANDVNCPYCRRLHQQLPMLNAKGVTVKTIGYPIYEQSPEQMRGIWCQGDEDSRRKGFDKAMLQGEMTPAPASCKADHVTPNREKAAGLAVMATPAIYREDGVLFQASFESPEFLEFLGVQ
- a CDS encoding DUF2939 domain-containing protein produces the protein MKKLIILLIVIAVAVYAGSPYYSAYQLKNAYDAKDGATIAAAIDYEQVRPSIQNQLTSQFTATMANYPLVAELGGEPLTQAANSFITQAVDGAITPQNIEKVIDTQGQANTATKELAAAWAIASNQVDLKNLIQNLIIQRGDVDAVVKSQMQQIMEKQAAELEQQVAQGSDSDKPKLSYCGINCFTISGQVKGYPLTIKMQRNGLIDWKIVDIVLPQ
- the dnaJ gene encoding molecular chaperone DnaJ, which encodes MSKRDFYEVLGVSKTAESKEIKRAYRKLAMKYHPDRNSDDPDAEDKFKEASMAYEVLSSEEKRSAYDRMGHSAFENGMGGGGFGGAGGGNFQDIFGDIFGNFGDIFGQQRGGGGGRSRRGSDLRYVIELTLEEAVRGCKKEISFTAPAPCDTCDGKGAKNASDIVTCQTCHGQGQVRMQQGFFAVQQACPHCGGTGKQIKNPCSNCHGNGVKDKSRTLEVSIPAGVDDGDRVRLAGEGEAGGAGVQNGDLYVEVRVKPHNVFTRQGADLYMDVPVSITDAALGKEVEIPTLDGKVKIKVAEGTQSGKLLRVRGKGVTPVRTTMKGDLICRVVIETPVNLTREQKDLLRQFQDTLDGDSKHQQSPHKKSFFKKIGDLFD
- the dapB gene encoding 4-hydroxy-tetrahydrodipicolinate reductase; this encodes MSQQITAQENTNKQAIKVGVIGAGGRMGRMLIEAVQDNSQTILNAAIERQGSSLVGADAGEVAAIGRLEVQIVDDLKVVINDIDVLIDFSLPDATEQNMQICAVNNVAMVIGTTGFNEQQEQVLAKASEKIAIVYAGNYSTGVNLSLKLLGMAAKAFGEDADVEVIEAHHKHKIDAPSGTAYMMAEAVAEARGQNLKDVAVYGREGQTGERKAGTIGIHAIRGGEIIGDHTVMFIADGEVVEITHRARARMTFAAGAVRAATWVIKQEVGQYNMQDVLGLND